In Arachis stenosperma cultivar V10309 chromosome 1, arast.V10309.gnm1.PFL2, whole genome shotgun sequence, one DNA window encodes the following:
- the LOC130975023 gene encoding zinc finger protein ZAT3-like has product MNDINNYSSFAADSGSLDSNHSCLMVAVGSVGVEFAPSSSSSSSSSLTRCRKPRKKSAKLISIMEEEGVKSNKKRDSEEAPKITRPCTQCGKKFWSWKALYGHMRCHPERPWRGINPPRNLIPQPLVQEDTSGDTLEDHEVATCLLLLANSGRETVKNDEANEVKIVECGDSYHYKEFECSSCKRVFGSHQALGGHRASHKNVKGCFAITRTTTEDHLLNINLLAHADHGDGDGIASHQCSICLRVFPSGQALGGHKRCHWEKAEIDETDGSTSTLLPVDLNLPAPIDQHYYHCSSSTLTLDLRLGL; this is encoded by the coding sequence ATGAACGACATTAACAACTACTCCTCCTTCGCAGCCGATTCAGGTTCTCTGGACTCAAATCATTCATGCTTGATGGTTGCGGTTGGAAGTGTCGGTGTTGAGTTTGCACCTTCGTcgtcttcttcatcatcatcatctctTACTCGGTGCCGTAAACCTAGAAAGAAGAGCGCTAAACTGATAAGCATAATGGAAGAAGAAGGAGTGAAAAGTAACAAGAAGCGAGACTCGGAGGAGGCGCCGAAGATCACGCGTCCATGCACTCAGTGCGGCAAGAAATTCTGGTCATGGAAGGCTCTCTATGGCCACATGCGGTGCCACCCTGAGCGGCCGTGGCGAGGCATAAATCCTCCTCGGAACCTCATCCCACAACCACTAGTACAAGAAGACACGAGCGGCGACACCCTGGAGGATCACGAGGTTGCCACGTGTCTCCTGCTGCTAGCGAACAGTGGGAGGGAGACGGTTAAAAATGATGAGGCTAATGAAGTGAAGATAGTGGAATGTGGAGATTCTTATCATTACAAAGAATTTGAGTGCTCCAGTTGCAAGAGAGTGTTTGGATCTCATCAAGCACTGGGAGGGCACAGAGCAAGTCACAAGAACGTCAAGGGCTGCTTTGCCATTACTCGGACCACCACCGAGGATCATCTACTAAACATTAACCTCCTCGCGCATGCTGACCACGGCGACGGCGATGGCATCGCCAGCCACCAGTGTAGCATATGCCTCAGGGTGTTCCCCAGTGGCCAGGCTCTTGGTGGACACAAGAGGTGTCATTGGGAGAAAGCTGAGATTGATGAGACTGATGGGTCAACGTCAACACTACTCCCTGTTGACCTCAATTTGCCTGCTCCTATTGATCAACACTACTACCATTGCTCTTCTTCAACACTCACTCTGGATTTGAGGTTGGGTCTTTAA
- the LOC130946527 gene encoding actin-related protein 2/3 complex subunit 1A-like — MAVTAVHQLAQCITCHAWSADRSMVALCPNNSEVHIYRLVEDKWEKVHVLQKHDQIISGIDWGARSNKIVTASHDRNSYVWNLERSEWVPTLVILRLNRAALCVQWSPKENKFAVGSGAKTVCICYYEQENNWWVSKLIRKRHDSSVTSVSWHPDNILVASTSTDGKCRIFSTFIKGVDARDPKKESRFGELIVQLDLSSSWTFGVKWSPSGNTLAYVGHNSVIYFVDDVGPSPLAQNVMFRDLPLRDVLFVSEKMVIGVGYDCIPMVFAADERGIWSFIRYLGERKAVSSGSRYGSQFSEAFGKFYGQAKLGVSNDAVETSRTRGVVHENCINSIIPLSRQGTQIRRFSTSGLDGKIVMWDLETEQDLLELLV, encoded by the exons ATGGCGGTTACCGCGGTTCACCAACTAGCACAATGCATCACTTGCCACGCTTGGAGCGCCGATCGATCCA TGGTTGCATTATGTCCAAACAACAGTGAAGTTCACATCTATAGATTGGTTGAAGACAAATGGGAAAAGGTGCATGTTCTCCAAAAG CATGACCAGATAATATCTGGGATAGACTGGGGCGCGAGATCAAATAAAATAGTTACTGCCTCCCATGATCGGAATTC ATATGTCTGGAACCTTGAGAGATCAGAATGGGTGCCCACACTTGTTATCCTTAGGCTAAACCGGGCTGCTCTCTGTGTTCAGTGGAGTCCGAAAG AAAACAAGTTTGCAGTGGGAAGTGGAGCCAAAACTGTTTGTATATGCTACTATGAGCAGGAAAACAACTG GTGGGTCAGCAAACTAATCAGGAAAAGACATGATTCTTCAGTGACAAGTGTCTCTTGGCATCCTGATAAT ATTCTGGTTGCATCAACATCCACAGATGGAAAATGCCGAATATTTTCCACCTTTATAAAAGGTGTAGATGCAAG GGATCCAAAAAAAGAGTCAAGGTTTGGAGAG TTAATTGTTCAGCTTGATTTGTCATCATCTTGGACGTTTGGAGTCAAGTGGTCACCAAGTGGAAATACTTTAGCTTACGTAG GCCATAATTCTGTGATATATTTTGTTGATGATGTCGGTCCTTCTCCTTTGGCTCAAAATGTTATGTTCCGTGATTTGCCTCTCCGTGAT GTGTTATTTGTTTCTGAGAAAATGGTGATAGGCGTAGGATATGATTGCATCCCAATGGTCTTTGCTGCAGATGAAAGAGGAATTTG GAGTTTTATCAGGTATCTTGGAGAACGGAAAGCAGTATCATCTGGATCAAGATATGGCTCACAG TTTTCTGAAGCATTTGGGAAGTTTTATGGCCAAGCCAAGCTTGGAGTGAGCAATGATGCCGTCGAAACTTCAAGAACACGTGGAGTTGTACACGAAAACTGTATAAA TTCTATCATCCCTCTTAGCAGGCAAGGGACACAGATAAGGCGATTCAGCACATCAG GATTGGATGGAAAAATAGTCATGTGGGATTTGGAAACTGAGCAAGATCTTTTGGAACTTTTAGTATAA